In Oryza sativa Japonica Group chromosome 2, ASM3414082v1, the following are encoded in one genomic region:
- the LOC4329150 gene encoding uncharacterized protein: MANANMAWAELPKECLAGILRYLPCLPDKAMFSGVCRRWRSVASAHLTPMQPWLFMPSATAISFFCVACERTHHHQSPRLPDDARGARFCGTFLECWVAAAEIPYDEPLPWNRFPALLNLRTGERVLLPRHLRTNNPGSTAINRIQTFVLSDSPSQTYRYWVAAIVSGKPNLMFWSNNMNEWAPPMLKWDSGFKIWQKMLPKDPIEDVKYFYGGPLGGGFYVLNNKEDLLVYTPKADDEHGELTMSSVKKFEVRRNPRSTMPGPGEVLGRYLVESQGDLAMVVRFVSTEKATVAFDVFKLELEPLSWKKITLDAFTDRRIFLVRGFSMVVEMRNPCLPSIYFLDDSARIDGAGASTSQAQQVQGPFPCGDTGRCCEQGIVRCLPREPPSDSSPWTWFYLPQNDGLREWYEMHVFKQQE; this comes from the coding sequence atggCCAACGCGAACATGGCGTGGGCGGAGCTCCCCAAGGAATGCCTCGCCGGCATCCTCCGCTACCTCCCTTGCCTCCCTGACAAAGCCATGTTCTCCGGTGTCTGCAGACGGTGGCGCAGCGTCGCTTCGGCGCACCTGACGCCTATGCAACCGTGGCTGTTCATGCCGTCCGCCACCGCGATCTCCTTCTTCTGCGTCGCCTGCGAGcgcacccaccaccaccagagcCCCCGCCTGCCGGACGATGCCCGCGGCGCGCGCTTCTGCGGCACCTTCCTCGAGTgctgggtcgccgccgccgagatccCGTATGATGAGCCTCTGCCGTGGAATCGTTTCCCCGCTCTGCTCAACCTCCGCACCGGCGAGCGCGTCCTCCTCCCGAGACACCTCCGCACCAACAACCCTGGTTCCACCGCCATCAACCGCATCCAAACCTTCGTCCTCTCCGATTCCCCATCCCAGACTTACCGGTACTGGGTCGCCGCCATAGTGTCCGGCAAACCCAACCTCATGTTCTGGAGCAACAACATGAACGAATGGGCGCCGCCGATGCTGAAGTGGGACTCGGGGTTCAAGATTTGGCAGAAGATGCTACCCAAGGACCCGATCGAGGACGTGAAATACTTCTATGGCGGCCCGCTCGGAGGGGGGTTCTATGTTCTCAACAATAAGGAGGACCTGCTGGTGTACACGCCCAAGGCCGACGACGAACACGGCGAGCTCACGATGTCGTCCGTGAAGAAGTTCGAGGTCCGGAGGAATCCCCGATCGACCATGCCGGGGCCAGGGGAGGTGCTCGGCCGCTACCTCGTGGAATCCCAAGGGGATCTGGCCATGGTCGTCAGGTTCGTCTCCACGGAGAAGGCCACGGTGGCGTTTGACGTCTTcaagctggagctggagccgcTGTCCTGGAAGAAAATCACCTTGGACGCCTTCACAGATCGGAGGATCTTCCTCGTGCGAGGCTTCTCCATGGTCGTCGAGATGAGGAACCCCTGCCTTCCCAGCATCTACTTCCTGGATGACTCCGCGAGGATTGACGGAGCGGGGGCCTCGACCTCGCAGGCGCAGCAGGTCCAGGGGCCGTTCCCCTGCGGCGACACCGGCAGATGCTGCGAGCAGGGAATCGTCCGCTGCCTACCGCGAGAGCCGCCATCGGACTCCTCGCCGTGGACTTGGTTCTACCTGCCCCAAAACGATGGCCTTCGTGAATGGTATGAGATGCACGTATTCAAACAACAGGAATAG
- the LOC4329151 gene encoding F-box protein SKIP19 — protein MSSPPPPPPTEMAEGEVESRDWAEMPSDALAAVFGKLDVTDLLVGAGVVCRAWRRLAAIDPTLWRRVDMSHQGDIMEVDEAVAMARAAVDRAAGTMEAFWADSFVTDGLLLYISERASSLKSLQLSMCLNVSNEGMAEAMKGFPRLEELDITFCSLYGDVCASVGKACPELKCFRLNERYTLQMDYAAPDIMDDDTEALGIASNMPKLRELQLIGNKLTNDGLMSILDHCQHLESLDIRQCYSIQMDDALKSKCSRISDLKLPHDSISDFKYRAYIFSSSAFSGSDLELDMYDDLLDVVTDDDDADFDDMDDYDDGGSDGGMYDEFDI, from the exons atgtcatcgccgccgccgccgccgccgacggaaaTGGCGGAGGGCGAGGTCGAGAGCCGCGACTGGGCGGAGATGCCGTCGGACGCGCTCGCGGCGGTGTTCGGGAAGCTGGACGTGACCGACCTCCTGGTCGGGGCCGGGGTGGTGTGCCGCGCGTGGCGCCGGCTCGCGGCGATCGACCCCACGCTGTGGCGCCGCGTGGATATGAGCCACCAGGGAGACATCATGGAGGTCGACgaggcggtggccatggcgcgcgccgcgGTGGACCGAGCCGCCGGCACCATGGAAGCTTTCTGGGCCGACTCCTTCGTCACCGATGGCCTCCTCCTCTACATCTCCGAGAG AGCCTCCTCATTGAAGAGCCTTCAACTCAGCATGTGCCTTAATGTCAGTAATGAAGGGATGGCAGAGGCAATGAAGGGCTTTCCTCGGCTTGAGGAGCTGGATATTACATTCTGTTCTTTGTATGGTGATGTGTGTGCATCCGTTGGCAAAGCTTGCCCAGAGCTCAAATGCTTCAGGCTGAACGAACGTTATACTTTACAAATGGATTATGCAGCCCCTGATATCATGGATGATGACACTGAAGCATTAGGGATTGCAAGCAATATGCCCAAGCTCAGAGAGCTTCAGCTGATTGGCAACAAGCTAACTAATGATGGGCTGATGTCAATCCTTGACCACTGCCAGCACCTTGAATCCCTGGACATACGCCAGTGCTACAGCATTCAAATGGATGATGCTCTGAAATCAAAGTGTTCTAGAATAAGTGATCTTAAGCTTCCTCATGACTCGATCTCTGATTTCAAGTACCGGGCTTACATTTTCAGCAGCAGTGCCTTTTCTGGTTCTGATTTAGAGCTTGATATGTATGATGATCTGCTGGATGTGGtcactgatgatgatgatgctgacTTTGATGATATGGATGATTATGATGATGGGGGCTCAGATGGTGGCATGTACGATGAATTTGATATCTGA
- the LOC4329152 gene encoding coatomer subunit zeta-2: MGEFSKESCPSVKNILLLDSEGKRVAVKYFSDDWSSNASKLAFEKSVFTKTLKTNARSEAEITLFDGYIVVYKFVQDLHFFVTAGDDENELIIANVLQGFSDSVGLLLRGDVEKRTALENLDLILLCIDEIVDGGIILETDANTIAGKVATNAVDGSAPFSEQTISQALATAREHLARSLLK, encoded by the exons ATGGGAGAATTCTCCAAG GAATCTTGCCCTTCTGTGAAGAACATTTTGCTTCTGGATTCTGAAGGGAAACGTGTTGCCGTGAAATACTTCTCGGATGATTGGTCTAGTAATGCGTCAAAGTTGGCCTTTGAAAAGTCTGTCTTTACTAAAACTCTGAAGACAAATGCACGCTCAGAAG CTGAGATAACATTGTTTGATGGCTATATTGTCGTTTATAAGTTTGTACAAGACCTTCATTTTTTTGTCACCGCTGGTGATGATGAGAATGAGCTCATTATAGCAAATGTACTACAGGGCTTCTCTGATTCTGTTGGTCTTTTACTCAG GGGTGATGTTGAGAAGAGGACTGCACTCGAGAATCTGGACTTGATACTTCTCTGCATCGATGAAATTGTAGATGGCGG CATAATTCTGGAAACAGATGCAAATACCATTGCCGGGAAGGTTGCAACCAATGCTGTTGATGGTTCTGCCCCCTTCTCTGAGCAG ACGATATCTCAGGCTTTAGCCACTGCTAGGGAGCACCTTGCAAGATCTCTGCTCAAGTAA